Proteins co-encoded in one Acidobacteriota bacterium genomic window:
- the hypF gene encoding carbamoyltransferase HypF produces MIKHQDVSQRLRVNVRGAVQGVGFRPFIFRLATGLDLTGWVNNSAQGVNIEVEGSPTLLHSFLSRIESDRPPVSFIHSLESSFLDPIGFLKFEIRESESNGSKTAVVMPDIGTCRDCLREIFDPLDRRYLYPFTNCTNCGPRYSIITSLPYDRPNTTMRQFTMCPDCQAEYSDPLDRRFHAQPNACPACGPKLKLWDDHGKSVAVSHDALLAAAKAIRDGRIVAVKGIGGFHLMVDAANSDAIKLLRKRKHREEKPLALMMPSTASVETVCEVSDLERRALESPERPIVILKRKGLHKEISNLVAPCNPYLGCMLPYTPMHHLLMRELGFPVVATSGNLSDEPICIDENEAVKRLHGIADLFLVHDRPIVRHVDDSIVRIMAGRQSIVRRSRGFAPLPITVNERSAPTLAVGAHLKNTVAASSGYQIFLSQHIGDLETPQAMDAFRNDIDSIEDLYDISPELIACDEHPDYLSTRYARSQMVPRIAVQHHYAHILSCMAENDLEGSVLGIAWDGTGYGGDGTIWGGEFLRVDADGFTRAAHFRTFPLPGGDKAVREPRRVALGILFEELGDHVFSMDDLHPVKSFDTSELALIKSMLVKHINSPMTSSVGRLFDAVSSIIGLRQTVRFEGQAAMELEFAISALHPDERYDCSLTTGEDGCLVVDWGRAISDIIADTQSGVCRALISARFHNMLVETIISVAKRVGENAVALSGGCFQNKYLLERAVDRLREEGFRPYWHQRVPTNDGGIALGQTIAAARYVRQVEKTRASNDRRTALCA; encoded by the coding sequence ATGATAAAGCACCAGGACGTATCTCAGCGACTTCGCGTCAATGTACGCGGAGCTGTGCAGGGCGTCGGGTTTCGCCCATTTATTTTTCGGTTGGCTACAGGGTTGGACCTGACCGGCTGGGTTAACAACTCCGCGCAGGGCGTAAACATCGAGGTTGAAGGTTCGCCAACCCTTTTACATTCATTCTTATCTCGGATCGAAAGCGATCGGCCACCCGTGTCTTTCATTCATAGCCTCGAAAGTTCGTTCCTGGATCCGATCGGTTTCTTGAAATTTGAGATCCGCGAAAGCGAGTCTAATGGTTCGAAAACGGCAGTCGTGATGCCCGACATCGGGACGTGCCGCGACTGCCTGCGAGAGATATTCGACCCGTTGGATCGACGTTATTTATATCCATTCACAAACTGCACAAACTGCGGACCGCGCTATTCGATCATCACCTCGCTTCCCTACGATCGTCCGAATACGACGATGCGACAATTTACCATGTGTCCGGATTGTCAGGCTGAATATAGTGATCCGCTTGATCGACGCTTTCATGCTCAGCCGAACGCATGTCCGGCTTGCGGGCCAAAGTTAAAGCTTTGGGACGATCACGGCAAATCTGTCGCGGTAAGCCACGATGCTTTACTTGCAGCGGCGAAAGCTATTCGAGACGGCAGAATCGTCGCGGTCAAGGGCATCGGCGGATTCCACCTGATGGTTGACGCCGCAAATTCCGATGCGATCAAGCTACTTCGAAAACGCAAACATCGTGAAGAAAAACCACTGGCGCTTATGATGCCTTCAACTGCCTCAGTTGAAACCGTGTGCGAAGTCTCTGATCTCGAACGGCGAGCTCTCGAATCACCAGAAAGACCGATCGTCATCCTAAAACGAAAAGGCCTTCACAAAGAGATCTCGAATCTTGTGGCCCCTTGTAATCCTTATCTCGGCTGTATGCTGCCCTATACGCCGATGCATCATTTACTGATGCGTGAGCTCGGTTTCCCTGTCGTCGCCACAAGCGGCAATCTATCCGACGAACCGATCTGTATCGATGAAAACGAAGCGGTAAAACGTCTCCATGGCATCGCTGATCTATTCCTCGTCCACGACCGCCCGATCGTTCGCCATGTGGACGATTCAATTGTTCGAATCATGGCCGGACGTCAATCAATCGTCCGGCGGTCACGCGGATTCGCTCCGCTTCCGATCACAGTAAACGAGCGATCCGCTCCAACGCTCGCCGTCGGGGCCCATTTAAAGAACACTGTAGCCGCCTCATCGGGCTATCAGATTTTTCTCAGCCAGCATATTGGCGATCTCGAAACGCCGCAGGCGATGGACGCCTTCAGGAATGACATCGACAGCATCGAAGATCTTTACGACATTTCGCCCGAGTTGATCGCTTGTGATGAGCATCCTGATTATCTTTCGACCCGCTATGCCCGCAGCCAAATGGTACCAAGGATCGCCGTGCAGCATCATTACGCGCACATCCTATCGTGCATGGCAGAAAATGATCTCGAAGGCTCGGTTTTAGGAATCGCCTGGGACGGTACCGGTTATGGTGGCGATGGAACTATATGGGGCGGAGAATTTCTCCGCGTCGATGCCGATGGATTCACTCGAGCGGCCCATTTCAGGACATTTCCACTACCTGGCGGCGACAAAGCGGTTCGCGAACCAAGACGCGTAGCACTCGGCATATTGTTCGAAGAGTTGGGCGATCACGTCTTTTCGATGGACGACCTGCACCCGGTTAAGTCGTTTGACACCTCAGAACTTGCACTGATAAAGAGCATGCTTGTAAAACACATCAATTCACCTATGACGTCGAGTGTCGGACGCCTGTTTGACGCTGTTTCGTCAATAATTGGTCTTCGGCAAACGGTTCGTTTCGAAGGCCAGGCGGCGATGGAGCTTGAATTTGCTATCTCTGCACTGCATCCGGACGAACGCTACGACTGCAGTCTCACCACCGGCGAAGACGGCTGTCTCGTCGTCGATTGGGGCAGAGCGATCTCCGATATTATAGCTGACACACAATCCGGCGTCTGCCGGGCACTGATCTCAGCACGGTTTCATAATATGCTGGTCGAGACGATCATTAGCGTCGCGAAACGTGTTGGAGAAAATGCCGTTGCCCTCTCGGGTGGGTGTTTTCAAAATAAATATCTGCTCGAGCGTGCTGTGGATCGTCTGCGGGAAGAGGGTTTCCGGCCGTACTGGCATCAGCGAGTGCCGACAAACGACGGCGGTATAGCACTCGGACAGACCATTGCTGCCGCTCGATATGTGCGGCAGGTTGAAAAAACGAGAGCAAGCAACGATAGGAGGACAGCACTATGTGCCTAG
- the hypB gene encoding hydrogenase nickel incorporation protein HypB: MHKIPIGEDIMGGNEETAAENRAFFDTHGLYVINLMSAPGAGKTSLLEATIRQLKDDYRIGVIEGDLVTTLDADRIAALGVPAYQITTGSVCHLDAQMVHNSLHGFDVTKFNLLIIENVGNLVCPAEFNLGEDLKVMVFSTVEGAEKPKKYPLMFHEADAVVLNKMDLLPYSGVSIEELVQNVEDVNPTAPIFPVSCRTSEGVDTWVRWLREKIEPLSLTAAAGVD, encoded by the coding sequence ATGCACAAAATACCGATAGGCGAAGACATCATGGGAGGGAACGAAGAGACCGCGGCGGAAAACCGTGCGTTTTTCGATACCCACGGACTATACGTAATAAATCTGATGTCCGCTCCCGGCGCGGGCAAGACTTCCCTGCTTGAGGCCACAATTCGTCAGCTTAAGGACGACTATCGTATCGGCGTGATCGAGGGCGATCTGGTTACGACGCTGGATGCGGACAGAATTGCCGCTTTGGGCGTACCGGCATATCAGATAACCACGGGCTCGGTATGTCACCTGGATGCTCAGATGGTTCACAACTCACTCCACGGTTTTGATGTGACGAAATTCAATCTGCTGATCATCGAAAACGTCGGCAACCTCGTCTGCCCCGCCGAATTCAACCTCGGCGAGGATCTTAAAGTGATGGTTTTTAGCACGGTCGAGGGAGCTGAAAAGCCAAAGAAATATCCGCTGATGTTCCATGAGGCCGACGCTGTCGTGCTAAACAAGATGGACCTGCTGCCATACAGTGGCGTTTCGATCGAGGAACTCGTGCAGAATGTCGAGGACGTAAATCCGACCGCTCCGATCTTTCCGGTCTCGTGCCGCACCAGCGAAGGCGTTGATACCTGGGTCAGATGGCTCAGAGAAAAGATCGAACCGCTATCACTTACGGCCGCTGCCGGTGTTGACTAG
- a CDS encoding hydrogenase maturation nickel metallochaperone HypA — protein sequence MAIAQSVFDIAFGEASKHGAAKIRKIKLSIGEFSGAVKDSLDFAFEVLKKDTPASNAEIEIEVIKLKAVCGECGEVECRLGDLKLSCQICGCELNIIAGRDMTVDYIDLDEGE from the coding sequence ATGGCGATTGCACAGAGTGTATTCGATATTGCATTTGGCGAGGCGAGCAAGCACGGGGCTGCAAAGATACGAAAGATCAAGCTTTCGATCGGCGAATTCAGCGGTGCGGTCAAAGACTCGCTTGATTTTGCGTTCGAAGTGTTGAAAAAAGATACGCCTGCTTCAAATGCCGAGATCGAGATCGAGGTCATAAAGCTCAAAGCTGTTTGCGGCGAGTGCGGAGAAGTGGAATGCAGACTAGGCGACCTCAAACTTTCCTGCCAAATATGTGGCTGCGAACTCAATATAATTGCGGGCCGCGATATGACGGTCGATTACATCGATCTCGACGAGGGAGAATGA
- a CDS encoding hydrogenase maturation protease: MNSTVNRPKTLILGIGNILMGDEGIGVHVINSLEKSALPADTELLDGGVGSFLLLEPMQDAKRVILIDATIDGQKAGSVRRLRPKFSTDYPNTLTAHDIGLKDLLDAFYLMGKVPDVTLFAVSISDLQDMEMGLSPELEAAVPQVARMVLDEAFLAH; the protein is encoded by the coding sequence ATGAACTCAACCGTTAATCGACCCAAGACCCTGATCCTCGGGATCGGGAATATTCTGATGGGCGACGAGGGTATTGGCGTCCACGTTATTAATAGCCTGGAGAAATCTGCCTTGCCGGCGGACACTGAATTATTGGACGGCGGCGTAGGCAGCTTTCTCCTCTTAGAACCAATGCAGGATGCAAAACGCGTCATCCTGATCGACGCGACAATTGACGGCCAGAAAGCTGGGAGCGTGCGGAGGCTGAGGCCGAAATTCTCGACCGATTATCCAAATACGCTAACCGCTCATGACATCGGGCTCAAAGACCTGCTCGACGCATTTTATTTAATGGGCAAAGTGCCTGACGTTACGCTCTTTGCAGTGTCTATCTCTGACCTACAGGACATGGAAATGGGACTTTCACCCGAACTCGAGGCCGCTGTGCCGCAAGTCGCTCGAATGGTTTTGGACGAAGCTTTCCTGGCTCACTGA